GACAAATAATACTAGTATTTCCGAATGAAAACTTGCAAATTGGTGATGaccaagcattttttttctatgcAAGTATAGAAAGTATTCTATAGATCTTGATGCATCTGCTTCCGTGAAATTAAATGATTTGTGCCGTGTGCTGGAAACAAACTAATGAAAGCCGAATAGTACTTAAGATCATTGTTGAGGAACTTTGGGATTTTGATTATTCTTCCCCTCAAAGGCTGAtatgacaagaacaagaattatattataatgTTCTTAAAGTCATCTCTGTTAGTTAATTGCACTATACcaataaataatacaatatgactttcaacattgcttttaaaattgaatagacttttaagattaaaatacggtttcttcttcttcttataacCTGGTCAGATCCCTTTCTACCTCAGACTTGTACATCTGAAAAACAATGGGCATCTTAGAAGTCCTTTTTCCCTTCTTCGTCTTTCCTGTCATATATGCTGCCTCAAATGATTGCCAATTTTCTCTCTGTGGCAACAATAGTATCCTTATTCGTTTCCCCTTTCAACTAGAAGGTGATCGAAATCCTTATTGTGGCTATCCTGGTTTCAACTTAACTTGTACGAATAGTAGCAAAACAGTGCTAAAATTTCCATACTCTCGTGGCGCATTCTATGTGCGCAGCATCAACTACCTCACACAAAAGATACAAGTCTACGACCCTGATGATTGCCTACCCAAACGTCTTCTGAGCCTCAATATCTCAGGTTCTCCTTTTATCCCCACTTTTACTCGTGACTACACCTTCTTAAGCTGTCCATTTCAGAACGCAGGGTCACAATTCATTCCCATAGACTGCCTCAGTAATTCCACAAGTTTTGTATCAGCTATCCCTACACTGAgcttgatcaatccattgaatgAGTCTTGCTATGTTATTACAAGGGTTTCAGTCCCAGTTTCAGGGCCAGAGCAGCAGTATGAGAAGAATTTCAGAGATGAGCTTATTGAAGATCTTCGATTAACGTGGGATACACCTGACTGCAAATATTGCGAATCGCGACAGCAATTGTGTGGGTTTGATCCAAATAACAACGGTCAACTCTTCTGCTTCTCTGGTTACCAAACAGGTAAAAATGTTCTATCATCTTCAATATGCATTTCCATAAAGTTCATACACTCTAGATGACCCAACAttataaagaactaaaagaaaaattgataatAACTTAAGTGATTTTATCACTCAATCATAGGTGGCCACATGAATTTACTGAGTATTAttcgaagaaaaaaaatgttggtcAATGGTTTTACGTCGGTATCCACGACACGATAACTACggaaatttttgtttctttatatacTTTATACTAGTTGACTTCATGGTTTGATTTGCATGttgtcattaaattaaatattagtacAAAACAATGCTAGGCAACTGTAATTTGTGCATACTAATTCAAAGATCAAGTTATCTTCACCTATAAGGCAGATGTCTGGTATGTCAATCCTTTTGATTCAATTATTACTCGGCACTCGTTAGATTTTagagtaaattaaaaaactttattttaatttttgtttttttggtgaggactttattttaattatttcacgtcatttcctgaatttttaaaaccGTACACCAAGTAACTGAAGCTTAAAcattggttttcttttttttataactaaacaTTAGTTTtcgttccaaaaaaaaaaaattgtttcacatTAATCCATGAATTCTTAAAACCGAATTCATTAATAAGTTGACATGAATAGCAGCTGACGTGCAATAGAGGGCGCTAGCTAGCTGGAAATTTATTTGACCTTTATTACTAGtaggaaaaaccaaaaaggtttTCTATTTGAGTTTGGAAAACATTCTTTAaggatttatttaatttgagaaaatattttttatttattatttttctaaataattataataatgtcatcaaattttcttttaatttttaattttcaaagttttgtataaaaaatatcttacaatatatatataaaagtagagtcaaaataaaataatattttatatatacttttatgaaaacagaaaaaaaataaattcttgaaCTGAACAACCTTCACTTAAGATACTTTCAAATTAGCTTTATATTTGACATATGCTTGCTGCATGGGTGactcaagaatatatatatatatatatatatatacccgtCTAGATGTATATGTATCAAACACTATGTTAATATctattatttctcttttattttttttatcacattatattACTTATTATATCTCTCTTTAATTAGCACCAATCTTTTTCTTAAGAATTTGCATCCCTTGTTCTTTCTATCAACATTATAGACTAACCTGAACCATGTTAGCTCACATTTGACCCAATCAGGTTAAATGTAACAAATTAGTTGCTATTACAATCCAAAATGAATTTGTACGTTTTCACCAAAATTACTTGCTATTATATATTGACCTATACTGGCTTCAAATATTCTCAGGTACTTCAAGACGTGGAACCCAAGTTTTCAGAATCATCACACTATGCATAGCTGGACCAGCAGCGGTCTTTGCAATTGTGATGGCATGTTGTGTGTGCTACAAGGACAGACTAGCCAACATTCGTAACAGTGCCATTACAAGGTCTGCACCTGCAGCTACAATATCGCCGGAGCCACAAATCACGACCACGGGTCTGGACGAGTCCACCATCGAGTCTTACGAGAAGGTGGTGCTCGGAGAGAGTCGACGAGTTCCGGGACCCAACAACAATGGATGCTGTTGGATATGCTTGTCGGAGTACAACAGCAAAGAGACCATAAGACTGATTCCTGAATGCAAACACTGCTTCCATGCAGACTGCATAGACGAGTGGCTTCGAATAAACACCACATGCCCAGTTTGCCGCAACTCTCCCTCCCCTTCTCCTATTCATGTTACGTCCATTGACCCTTAAGTCATCAAGGATAATTTCCTTTGGCAAATCATGTTCTAAGTACACTAGATATGTATATACATTCAATGTGAGacttcaaacaaaacaaaaaatgtgtaAGTTAATTATGATTACGAGGAAACTTGTTTGATTAAGTTTTTAGTCCTGACTACTTTTtcatattctaatttttaagTCTCTCAAGATTTTGACagtttttaattctctattcaTTTTTCAGTTAACATTTATAGTTTCTTTATTTATTCTTGTCCATTTTTaatctctcatttatttttattacttaaaattaattcttattttatttatttttaattcatagtttattttatatttgagactaaTTTTgagtagtaaaaataaataaaagactaaaaatgaacatttttttaaaacaaccaATTACAAATgctgaataaaaaaacaatgaatgactaaaagttataaaaaacattttgagGGACCCATACGTAcatacacatttttatttttatatagttatttaaatagaatcaattgtatttttggtcttcttgtttgaatcattatttgcttttgggaaaaaataattttaattcctatattTTGAGTCAAATGTAACCAAGCTATTTATACTTTCATATTGATAAGTTTAAtctcaaactttaaaaaacatgtgaatttaatttttcatttattaaagaTCAAATTCACATACTTTTTAAAGTTTGAAGACCAAATTTACCCATATAAAATATAGAGATCTTGATcacatttaactaaaaatagagactaaaaacatatatattttgttcctTTTGATTTTGTGTCTGTTGTGAGGTAAATAAGTTAGTGCTTTGTTTTTTTGGGAGGGGAGGTGCCGCGGATGTGGGTCAACTTTGCTGTTTACCATTTAGTTAGTACTTGGTGATAATTAGTTAATCAATTATACGTGTTTTATGAAACAAGTATAACTATTTCCGTAACAAAATTCTTGGTCTATATTCTAAAGTTACAATCATGCTAATTAGATCCCTAGACCATCACCTAGAAGTATGAGACAGGATAGGACGCACTGCAGCTTTGAAGTCATCATAAAACCTCTGCTCAGAAAACCTCCTCGCCTGTCTCCTTGCGGCTGCAGCCATCTTTAGTCTCTCCATCTCCGACATTGATACAATTCTCACCATGGCATCTGCATATTCTTCAACAGTGCAGGCAAGAAATCCTGTTTGCTGTCCATCTTCATCTAATACAATGTCCATTTTTGGGCCAGCAGAATTATGAGCTGAAAAACAAACATTGCAAGAATAATTAAAGCATGCAAGAGCAGccatgagagagaaaaaaaaaggcaaagggTGAAATTGCACATCAAACCCACCAATTGGAATGGCACCAGCAGCCATGTATTCTACCACACTAATGCCAAAATGCTCATCTGTCATTGAATGAATGCCAGCAACAGCACCCCCTAAAAGTCCCACCAAATCTCTGTAGGTTTAATgcaattatcatatatatatatatattatcagtaGAACAGCATTTAAAATTACGGTTCTAAAAGTACAAGATAACCTAAGCAATTGATTGACATtcaaaaatgaatgcatgtgataaaagtgattaaatatttttagtgaaaGACTAATTAGTCATTTATCCAGACTAATTCAAATCCCAATTAACAATACATGCAATGACTTCTTTTTCCTATAAGGTCAGGTGGTCTCTGAGCCACATAATGTCCATTGGAAGTAACACTCATACCCAGTCCAGTCAAAGGCTAATTGACACCATGTATAAAGGATTTACAAGCAGAGTCCTTCCAGCCCTATCAACTTGGCTATAGATCTTTATGGTTGAAAATTTGAATGCATTTTAGAGGTGTCAACGAGCCATGCGCAACCATTATAAGTTCAAGAAAAGTACCAAAAAGATGAATGAACCGTATAGCAATTGTAAGGCTTCAGttaattgttaataaatttcCCAAACAATGTAAGCGGTGTTTGACTTTGACAGATGATATTAGATTAATTGATATGAATAAACCAATTATAGTTTCATGTTTGAAATTTTCCACAAACTCTACAATCTGAAACATAATGTTAATTAA
The Glycine max cultivar Williams 82 chromosome 16, Glycine_max_v4.0, whole genome shotgun sequence genome window above contains:
- the LOC100798415 gene encoding putative RING-H2 finger protein ATL21A, giving the protein MGILEVLFPFFVFPVIYAASNDCQFSLCGNNSILIRFPFQLEGDRNPYCGYPGFNLTCTNSSKTVLKFPYSRGAFYVRSINYLTQKIQVYDPDDCLPKRLLSLNISGSPFIPTFTRDYTFLSCPFQNAGSQFIPIDCLSNSTSFVSAIPTLSLINPLNESCYVITRVSVPVSGPEQQYEKNFRDELIEDLRLTWDTPDCKYCESRQQLCGFDPNNNGQLFCFSGYQTGTSRRGTQVFRIITLCIAGPAAVFAIVMACCVCYKDRLANIRNSAITRSAPAATISPEPQITTTGLDESTIESYEKVVLGESRRVPGPNNNGCCWICLSEYNSKETIRLIPECKHCFHADCIDEWLRINTTCPVCRNSPSPSPIHVTSIDP